A stretch of Rhododendron vialii isolate Sample 1 chromosome 4a, ASM3025357v1 DNA encodes these proteins:
- the LOC131324401 gene encoding pentatricopeptide repeat-containing protein At5g08510-like codes for MNQLKQIHARSLRKDIDFTKFLFTKLLEIPNIPYAHHLFDLIPNPTVFHYNKLIQAYSSHGPYHPCLSLYTQMCFRGCSPDQYSFTFLFAVCASLSSPCHGQTLHSHFVKSGFEFDIFALTALVDMYAKLGLLASACQLFNEMTVKDVPAWNSVIAGYARCGDMEGAYELFAAMPSRNVISWTTMISGYSQHGQYQKALDTFLEMERAKGVRPNEVTIASVLPACANLGALKIGQRIDVYSRKKGYFGNMFVCNAILEMYSRCGSIDMAKRVFDEIGLNRDVCSWNSMIMGLAVHGKCNEALQLFQDMLREGIAPDNVTFVGVLLACTHGGMVVRGRELFQLMEQNFSIIPKLEHYGCMVDLLGRAGESHEAYDLIQSMPMQPDSVVWGALLGACSFYHHVELAEKAAESLFKLEPWNPGNYVILSNIYASAGKWNGVAKLRKMMKDGRITKAAGYSFIEEGGRIHKFSVEDRLHPRCVEIYALLDEVSAIMKLLGNTIDLDCSFEESWIMG; via the exons ATGAACCAACTAAAGCAAATCCATGCCCGCTCTCTCAGAAAAGACATAGACTTCACAAAATTCCTCTTCACGAAACTCCTTGAAATTCCAAACATCCCATATGCCCACCACCTGTTCGATCTTATTCCTAACCCAACCGTCTTTCACTACAACAAGCTCATTCAGGCTTACTCTTCTCATGGCCCTTACCACCCGTGCTTGTCCCTCTACACCCAAATGTGCTTTCGCGGCTGCTCGCCAGACCAGTACTCCTTCACTTTCCTCTTCGCTGTCTGCGCTTCCCTTTCCTCCCCTTGTCACGGCCAAACACTCCACTCCCATTTTGTCAAATCAGGTTTCGAATTTGATATTTTTGCACTTACGGCTCTGGTTGACATGTATGCTAAACTGGGTTTATTGGCATCGGCCTGCCAGTTATTTAATGAGATGACAGTGAAAGATGTGCCTGCGTGGAATTCGGTAATCGCTGGTTATGCAAGGTGTGGAGATATGGAGGGGGCGTACGAATTGTTCGCAGCAATGCCTTCTAGGAATGTGATATCATGGACAACAATGATATCTGGGTATTCACAGCATGGGCAGTACCAAAAAGCCCTTGATACATTTTTGGAAATGGAGAGAGCAAAAGGAGTGAGGCCAAATGAAGTGACTATAGCCAGTGTTCTTCCGGCCTGTGCAAATCTTGGGGCATTGAAGATTGGGCAGAGGATTGATGTTTATTCAAGGAAGAAAGGATACTTTGGTAATATGTTTGTGTGCAATGCTATCTTGGAGATGTACTCCAGGTGTGGGAGCATTGATATGGCAAAACGTGTTTTTGATGAGATTGGTCTCAATAGAGATGTGTGCTCCTGGAATTCTATGATCATGGGTTTAGCTGTCCATGGAAAATGCAATGAGGCTCTTCAACTCTTCCAAGACATGCTG AGGGAAGGAATTGCACCAGATAATGTTACATTCGTGGGAGTTCTCTTGGCATGCACTCATGGAGGCATGGTAGTTAGAGGACGAGAGCTTTTCCAATTGATGGAACAAAACTTCTCGATCATTCCTAAATTAGAACATTATGGATGCATGGTTGATCTTCTAGGTCGAGCAGGAGAATCACATGAAGCTTATGATCTTATACAAAGTATGCCAATGCAGCCGGATTCTGTAGTATGGGGAGCTCTGTTGGGGGCGTGCAGTTTCTATCACCATGTTGAATTGGCAGAGAAAGCAGCAGAATCACTCTTTAAGCTTGAGCCATGGAATCCAGGAAACTATGTTATCCTCTCCAATATTTATGCATCAGCAGGGAAATGGAATGGAGTTGCAAAGCTACGGAAGATGATGAAAGACGGAAGGATAACAAAGGCAGCCGGGTATAGTTTCATCGAAGAGGGAGGACGAATTCATAAGTTTAGTGTAGAGGATAGATTGCATCCGCGATGTGTTGAAATATATGCACTTTTGGATGAAGTTTCAGCTATTATGAAACTACTTGGAAATACCATTGATTTGGATTGTTCATTTGAAGAATCTTGGATCATGGGATAA